The following coding sequences lie in one Dehalococcoidia bacterium genomic window:
- a CDS encoding sulfide/dihydroorotate dehydrogenase-like FAD/NAD-binding protein: MYRILERQDLTPNIHLFKIDAPRVAAKARAGQFVILRQGENGERIPLTLADWNKDEGSVTVVFMEVGLTTKKLALLQAGDALTDFAGPLGLPTHIENYGTVVCVAGGFAVATIMPIARALKEAGNRVITIMGARSQSLLFWEKEVGRYSDELIVITDDGSNGRKGLVTEPLRDILAKEGNGVTRVIAIGPTVMMKFSSKTSEPFKVKTIVSLNPIMVDGTGMCGCCRVSVGGVTRFACVDGPDFDGHEVDWDELMARQRTYLEQEASSLAQWQCQRGACAQEAR; the protein is encoded by the coding sequence TTGTATCGGATTTTGGAAAGACAGGACCTCACCCCCAATATTCACCTGTTCAAAATAGATGCGCCCCGCGTGGCGGCCAAAGCCCGCGCCGGGCAGTTCGTCATACTGCGCCAGGGTGAAAACGGCGAGCGCATCCCGCTGACGCTGGCCGACTGGAACAAGGACGAAGGCAGCGTGACGGTCGTCTTCATGGAAGTCGGCCTCACTACAAAAAAGCTGGCTCTGCTCCAGGCTGGAGATGCGCTGACTGACTTCGCCGGGCCGCTGGGACTGCCCACGCATATCGAGAACTACGGCACCGTCGTCTGCGTGGCGGGCGGCTTCGCCGTCGCCACCATCATGCCCATCGCCCGCGCCCTCAAAGAAGCCGGCAACCGCGTCATCACCATCATGGGCGCGCGCTCCCAGAGCCTGCTTTTCTGGGAAAAAGAGGTGGGGCGCTACAGCGACGAACTTATCGTCATCACCGACGACGGCTCCAATGGCCGCAAGGGGCTGGTGACCGAACCCCTGCGCGACATACTGGCTAAAGAAGGAAACGGCGTTACCCGCGTCATCGCCATCGGCCCGACCGTCATGATGAAATTCAGCTCCAAGACGTCGGAACCCTTTAAAGTTAAGACCATCGTCAGTCTCAACCCCATTATGGTTGACGGCACGGGTATGTGCGGCTGCTGCCGCGTGAGCGTAGGCGGCGTCACCCGTTTTGCCTGCGTGGACGGACCGGACTTCGACGGTCACGAAGTAGACTGGGACGAGCTGATGGCGCGCCAGCGCACCTATCTGGAACAAGAGGCCAGTTCGCTGGCGCAGTGGCAGTGCCAGCGGGGCGCTTGCGCTCAGGAGGCTCGCTGA
- the gltA gene encoding NADPH-dependent glutamate synthase, producing the protein MAKANLDRKDMPRQSPEARAKNFEEVALGYTPDLTAFEASRCLNCPKKYCIGGCPVGIDIPAFIMALRENDLPRAARVLKEKNALPGVCGRVCPQETQCEAVCLLAKQKAPIAIGRLERYVADWERDHPSSEKTVIAPPSGKKVAVVGSGPAGLTCAAEMARLGHKVTMFEALHVAGGVLMYGIPEFRLPKDIVQGEVEYVRSLGVELELNAVVGKIDNVDELLSQGYDAVFLGTGAGLPLFLRVPGENLSGVYSANEFLTRVNLMKAYRFPEFDTPVKIGKKVAVIGGGNVAMDAARCALRLGADEVSIVYRRSEVELPARREEVENAKEEGIKFRFLTNPTKFLGDAKHQLLGMECIEMELGEPDASGRHRPIPKPDSAFTMDCDVAVVALGTTPNPLIAQTTSGLHVSHHGTVVASEATGRTNKAGVWAGGDVVTGSATVISAMGAAKRAAADMDRYLRGVEQTPA; encoded by the coding sequence ATGGCTAAAGCTAACCTGGACCGCAAGGACATGCCCCGCCAGAGTCCCGAGGCGCGGGCCAAAAATTTTGAAGAAGTGGCTCTGGGCTATACGCCCGATTTGACTGCCTTTGAAGCCAGCCGCTGCCTGAACTGCCCGAAAAAGTATTGCATCGGCGGCTGCCCCGTGGGCATCGACATCCCGGCTTTCATCATGGCCCTGCGTGAAAACGACCTGCCGCGCGCTGCCAGGGTGCTCAAAGAGAAAAACGCTCTGCCCGGCGTTTGCGGGCGAGTCTGCCCGCAGGAGACCCAGTGCGAGGCCGTCTGCCTGCTGGCGAAACAGAAAGCTCCCATCGCCATCGGCCGGCTGGAGCGCTACGTGGCCGACTGGGAAAGAGACCATCCTTCATCTGAAAAAACTGTGATAGCTCCTCCGAGCGGCAAGAAGGTGGCGGTGGTCGGCTCAGGGCCGGCCGGTCTTACCTGCGCCGCCGAGATGGCCAGGCTGGGGCACAAGGTCACCATGTTCGAGGCCCTGCACGTGGCCGGCGGCGTGCTGATGTACGGCATCCCCGAGTTCAGGCTGCCCAAGGACATAGTGCAGGGCGAAGTGGAATACGTCCGCTCCCTGGGTGTGGAGCTCGAACTGAATGCCGTCGTCGGCAAGATTGATAATGTGGATGAACTCCTCTCTCAAGGTTATGATGCCGTCTTCCTGGGCACCGGGGCGGGGTTGCCGCTCTTTTTGAGGGTTCCCGGCGAGAACCTCAGCGGGGTTTACTCGGCCAACGAGTTCCTGACGCGCGTCAATCTGATGAAGGCCTACCGTTTCCCGGAGTTCGATACGCCGGTGAAGATAGGCAAAAAGGTGGCCGTCATCGGCGGCGGCAACGTGGCCATGGACGCCGCCCGCTGCGCCCTCAGGCTGGGCGCCGACGAAGTCTCCATCGTCTATCGCCGCTCCGAGGTCGAGTTACCGGCCCGCCGCGAGGAAGTCGAGAATGCCAAAGAAGAGGGCATCAAATTCCGCTTCCTGACCAACCCGACGAAATTCCTGGGAGATGCCAAGCATCAACTCCTAGGCATGGAGTGCATCGAGATGGAGCTGGGCGAACCCGACGCCAGCGGCAGGCACCGCCCCATTCCCAAGCCCGACAGTGCTTTTACGATGGATTGCGACGTGGCGGTGGTAGCGCTGGGGACCACGCCCAACCCGCTCATAGCCCAGACCACTTCAGGGCTCCATGTCAGCCACCACGGCACTGTGGTCGCCAGCGAAGCTACCGGCAGGACCAATAAAGCCGGCGTGTGGGCCGGCGGAGACGTGGTTACCGGCTCGGCCACCGTCATTTCGGCTATGGGCGCCGCCAAACGCGCCGCCGCCGACATGGACCGCTACCTGCGCGGAGTGGAACAGACTCCGGCCTGA